In Setaria italica strain Yugu1 chromosome IX, Setaria_italica_v2.0, whole genome shotgun sequence, the genomic stretch catggaatccgagctgcaaatgcaattcgaaacaaaccatgagctgcacgatatgatcgtggtgcttagagacatgttccagtcacaagccaggactgaaaggttcaatgtgtctaaagcctttgtggagagcaagctagcagaaggcgcagcagtaggaccacacgtaatcaagatgcttggttacactcaacggttggagaagctaggcttcccattgggccaagagttggccactgatttcattcttttatctcttccgtctagctatgggaacttcatcttgaactaccatatgcattgGATGGAgaagtgtcgttgtcaagattagcggatcaagactatggctagtaaatttcttttatgcgcgtaaggcttcagatggtggaaagacacggggttagactggttcgggcaaggaaatccctacgtccagtatcaagagctgctcgtgttactcatgcAAGGTTTGTAGTAGGGGTACAAAGGGGCgggagagggagccggtcccaagtctcttgggtgtgcactgatgctcatgaggtgtgtgtgcgtgcgttcTGTTGCTTGAGAGTCCCCTATCTcggggcccctggttctccttttatagcgcaaggagagtttagggttacaggtgagatcGGGTGTCTtgaagaagtaaaagagataagctaagtaaaataaaatacaaggagaaggaccaagtccccaaGTCACGTCACGTCGAGGGgtgcgggcgcctttctgcgcgctagagccgcggcgcatttatggcgagatcggtggggggcccacgagatccgtgcCCTCGTCTGCCGGCCTGCGACCGAGGCGGACCTTTGTCTTGTGGgctcggatgagtccgacccctacgcctagggttgggcgaggcggagccttgcggcgaggggtcaggcgcacccgaccctgggatcgtgggtcaggcgaggcggagtttcgccatcgaggggtcgggagtgtccgaccccaggccctgggtcaggcgagacgaaGCAGGATGTCCCTGCCCATgctgggtcggcggtaatcatcattaccgcaggtgggcttgggccttcatgattgttgttttaaggggcattaggaggtcattaatatttctccccaacagtagcccccaagcctgtgTTGGAGCGAGGATGCTCCTCTAGAGGCTGCCTTCGTCATTCATCGGGGATCTCTACTCTCCATGCGAGCTGTAGTTaatcagggatagggagtgttgtttgCTCGGCTTGGCTGGGGAGATTGATCAGGTGAGATGTCCTGCGGATGACTTGGTAAGGGTGGATTTCTTATTGTTTCGTAGGGCACTCCCGCCTCGAGACCTCAAATCGCGACAACACGCGCGGTCATtagttgcgatgctagcccctgAGCCCCCACGCATTGCGGGAGACCGGTCAGGAGActagatcgacttttgatcgttaccccttaAGCGTCTGTTCGCTGAgatggagggggtgagccgtgccacgctatcctcgcgcggacgaaccgtggtgctcgtagAGCTGCGAATGGGTcgattcgagtggggtcccggtccccgttcgggagGGTCCGGCTTAGGCCAAGCTAGTGGCGTACCCCAGATTCCGGccagccagttcatatagttcccaaGTCTGTTcgatcggatccgggggctcgttgcctttcttcggggaaaaaccatgaactttggtGCCGGTCCGGACTCGACTGTGAGGTTGGGACGCCCTAGGCTGTCGCTTGCCCGGGTGATGTCCGCTAGTGGACCCGTcgcttctcacccctcgctcgggggatcctggggcggctgtcgaacccgtagtgggccagccttcgaacccctggaccgtaatgggtcGTAGGGGCATTTTCAGAGGGTTTTACCTGTGTGCCATTATGAAAGTTGGTCTAACCTCCATACCCCTAAAAAGTTCGTCGACACCTGTATGCCCAAGTGCATCTTGGTTTGTCCCTCCATGCCATTCCATCCCTATTTTGTGCTAACGGTCGTTAACTGCGCTGAGAATGGACTCAAATGCCCTTAGGCAAAGGAGGTCTGTTGAACTTAGTTGTTTGCCTCGGTGCCACGTCCCTTACCAGCTGAGTGTAGTGTCCGAGGCCCGATGCTAACCCAACCTGAAATgaattgctttgctttgcttacCAGTTGAGTGTAGGTAGCAACAACCATGCCCAAGCGACAAGCAAAGGTAGGTACCTGGATGACTAGGAGGTGCGGGATGCCGAGATCTGCGCGGATGTCTCGGACGAACATCCCCATCCTGCGCCCGTACTCGTTGGCGTCGGACCACCTCACGGTGTCGCTCTCCccctggtaccagagcagggcCCCGATCCGGCCGCCGGTCTCGAGGGCGACGCGCGCCCGGCGCAGCATCTGGGCGTAGAGGTCGGTGCCCCTGGCCCAGTCGGCCATCCGTGTGCCTCCGACGGCGCAGGGCACGAGGGCGACGACGGGTGCCCCCGCGCGGCCGGAGCGGAGCAGCACGTTGGCGAACGGCATCCTGGGCCCCACCCCGACGGCGTGGTTGTTGGAGGCGTCGATGCCCTGGTGGAGCGGCTCGCGCGCCTGCTCCCAGCGGAGGTCCGGGGAGAGGCGGAGGACGGCGGGGGAGGGCGCGCAGTCGGAGGGGACGACGCCGTCCCAGCGGTTGGCGACgactccgccgcggccggccatGTTGGACTGGCCCGCCAGGATGAAGATGAGCTTGTCGGATGGGGGCACGTCGGCGAGGGCCGCCAGGATGTTCGGTTTCAGGTTGAACTTAGTTGTTTGACTCAAATGTGCTGAGAGTGGGAGGAGAGTGAGAGATGCCGGTCAAAATTCGTCAATACGGCCTCCGCGCATATGCCTCCCTTAGAGACTAAGGGTACACTGGACATTTTCGATGCCCGGGGCCCGCTTGTAAGAGCTCTCAAACGGTCAAAACCGAACGGAATAGGGACGGAATGGCATGGAGGGACAAACCAAGATGCACTTGGGCATACAGGTGTCGACGAACTTTTTAGGGGTATGGAGGTTAGACCCAACTTTCATAATGGCACACAGGTAAAACCCTCGCATTTTCAGCcgcgtatcccttttttacctattggtgggccttgggccagACGTGGAGGAGGTCGTGTGCGTGTGTCCTCTGGGAAGCGAAGTGGTGGAAGATGCCAGCCCACGAAACAAGGGAGACGGGGATGTTTTCCTGCAGCAGATCGTGCGCACGGATTCCGAAAAGGCGGGCGTGACGGGGTGTACCTGGAGCTGCATTAACTGCGGTGAGACCGCCCTTTTCGCTTCCCATGCGCCCGCCTATAAGACAGGGGGTCTgcctcgccggttccgcccgcaCCTGGTCTCGAATCTTTTTGCCTTCTTGCGCGCACTTTATCTTCCTGCTTGCCGTTCACCTTCCTCCGCCTAGCGCAGCAGCCTCCCTCGCCCTTCACCGTCGAGTCTCCCACTCTTTGGCAATGGATTCATGGTCGCGCTTGAGCTTCGGTTCCTCACGCACCGACGGCCTcatgaggaagggcctcctctgcgagaggaccgcGAGGGACGAGTGGCAGTTTCCCGAGGATGAAGATGTGCCGAATCCAAGCAGCGGCTACATCATCTCATTCacgcacttccacgagagggggttcgcgaccccgccgagccgcttcttccgtgggttgctgcactactacgggctcgagctgcagcatctcaatcccaatgggatccaacacATCACGGTGTTcatcgcgctgtgcgaggggttcctgggcgtcgagcccaacttctcgctctggaagtacttcttcgcggtcagcctgtaccagaggaccgagaagaaggggagccagcagcgcGCCGAGATGGTTCCCGGCACGCTGACCGAGGGCACCATCCTTGCGACGGGCGCGCTTGCTGACACTGAGATCCGGCAGTGagttcgggaggcgctggacgacAAGGACGCCAATTACCCAATGCCCGATCACCCTCCAGTGCGCTTAGACGAGAATTTCATTGAGTTGGTGAGGACTTCGCGCTCTCATTCTTCTCTTCTGCATTTCTTAGTTCGTCGCTCTGACACAGAGTTCTCGTGTCTGCAGGGCCACATGACCCAAGTCATGGACTTGCGCCTGCCAGTGCCAGAGGATGCAGAGCGGCAGCAGCAAAAATGCCTCCTCGCTGAGAAGCAGAAGAGACGCAAGGATAAAGAGACGGCGAGGAATAAAAAGAAGGCTgccaaggagctccaacggcggcggcggggcaaggtCATGTCGGACGacaatgacgacgacgacgacgacgatgatgaggaggaggaggaggacgaggaggaggacaaggaggaggagtACATTCTGGCCCCCCGGTCGTTATCCGGGAGCAGCACCCCCAACCGGCCGTGGGGGGCAAGCCGAGCGGACCGCCTGTCCAGGACCCGACACTTCAGGGCTCTGGGGCCACGCCCCATGGGTCGGCGCGGGGCACGCCTCGTGAGTCGATAGAGCCGTACCCCGACCCTCTGCCTGCATCATGCGAGCAGAGAAGTAGCACCAAGCGGCCGCTACCAGATGCCACGGGGTCAGCGTCGAGCTCGGAGGTGAAACGCGCCCGTTGCCCTCGCGCTGAGGGAGTGTAAGTGGAACTTCCTCGTGCACCTTGTTGTTTTCCCGACATCGAGCCATctttgatgttgttgttgttgtgttaCAGCGCCGCCCCTCGAGACTTCGTCCCGCCGCTGGTGCCGAAGAAGGCGCTACGGGTGTCGTCCGTCCCCACGGGGCGAGCCGCGACCCCGCCGGCAGCGAGCGGTGGTGTCGCCGGGGAGACTGCGGAGCCTATCGTGGAGGCGGCCCCTGCGGCGGCAACCGGAGGAGGGGTGTCACAACTGGGCATGGGGCTGGCCCCTGCTCCGCCTTTTGCCTCCGTGGCCGACCCTGCGGGACAAGGCAATGCCCATGGGGTCCCCCCGACCGGCGAGGTGATACACCTCGAcgatgaggcggaggaggagcctacggcttcggcggcgacggtggagatagcggcggcggcggaagagggAAAGTCTGCCCCCACGACCGTAATGGGGACAGCAGAGGTGGGGACACTTGCCCCAGCAGCCGTGACGGAGATGCCGGCGGCGATACGGGTAGGGACGCCTGCCTCGGCGGCCGCGATGTAGGCGGGGACACCTGCCCCAGCGGCCGCGAcggagcacgcggcggcggcggggacgggaaCGCTCGCTCCGGCAGCCACGACAAagatggtggtggaggcggatgGAGCGGGATGCacgtcggcgtcgacgacggCCGCGGTGACTTCGACAGATATGGCAGCGCATGGGTCGGGGTCGTCGACGAGGCTGGCAGCTTCAAGGGCAGTGGCGCTTGCCCCAGCAGCGGCGTCGGGGACGGCGGCACCGGGGTCAAGCAGAGCGGCTTCCAGCCTTGCCATGGTTAACCCCGTCCCTAAGGTGTGGGGTGCGACCACCCTCACTGGAGGTCCCGTGATGACCCGCAGAGACCCCTCTTCGTGATGGATGACGCCGAGgagtggggcaagtggcaggcaTTGCAGGGTGGCCTTGCAAATGTTCGCACTACCCTGTCTTCCgcgatgggggagctggacaGTGTGATCATCCCAGGTGGCTAGGTACGTTGTTTTCCTCTCATTTCTCTGTTGCTGAGCGTAATTTGttttgtaggccctccaggaatgcagcCAGGGGAAATTCGATTTCCTCCGgctcgagcgggggctctgggatcGCTTCTCCGCGGAGAGGCAGCAGACCGGGGAGCTGATCGTGTAGGTTGCCACCGCTTAGCAGATCATCACCGACCTGCGTAGGCATGAGCAGGTGGCGCGGGAGGACGCGCGGTGGGCGGAGGAGAAgttccaggccatcatcgagaAGGCTCGCCTCGATCTTGAGGAGTTCCAGACTGCTATCGAGAAGGCCCAccatgatgccgaggagctcgcataGCTGGAGGGTGACTATGAGgcccttcagaagaccgtcgagcgtATCCAGCGCGAGCGGCAGAAGGCTTGGCAGGAGCGGGACTCCGAGGTGATCCGGAAGGCTGAGGCCGAGAAGATAGCAGCCGAGCTTGGGGCagaggtcagtcagctccatgTGCGAGTGTaggggcttcagaccgccgtggcccaggggctcgaccgggagcgtgagctgaaggctCAATCTGAGGGTAAGGCTCTTCTTGTTTCTTTGCTTTTGTGGTGCTGCGAGGGTTTCTGACTTGGACTTTTGTGGACGGACCTCACAGATGAACTTGCCCAGCTGAGGGAGATCCTCGATGCAAAGCGCGCCGAGCATGGCAACCTGCAGGACACGATCCGCGTTGTCTGCGATGGCCTTGGCGTGGTCCAGGGACAGGGGACGAGTTCGTTGGCGGCTCATGTCCTTGGGGCGTACTGGCGGGCCCATGAGATTGCTCGGGAGGCGCTTCACGTCAGCGTGAGGCGGGCCTTTGGCATCTTTGGCTCCCACTACTCTGgaatcaacttcgccgggatgagcggggggtatgcctccggctactccgaggccgagctggacaagattgacgcgtcggtgctcaacccagTGGAGGCCTTGGTGAAGCTTCTAGAGGATGAGGTCATCCTGCCGGCGGACCTGGGGatgagttagctgtatcgggcttagatgcctcaaaatatgtaaatatgttagtcAACTTTAAACTTGCTTTTGTGATGGCcgcagaggccttttctataacttgttgaaaaaagttttcaatcctctttcttgttttttgggtttggaaagtttagagtgcgAGTCGGGCGCGTCAGCAAGCgctgatgagcgaaggcaccatagccgctggggcgtaggtatTTCGCAGTTCAATCAGTCTTGCCTGAGCTTCGTTCTTGCACACTttccttttcacgcccaaacATTTAGGAAGAGAATCGGCTCGaagaaatggtgttttgagaagacgtcaagtgacttgggccggagcccctgatagcccccaagggatatgcgaccctgggacagggccagggtcggatatccctaagctcGGTAGGAAACTCGAATGAAATTGACTCAAAACTATCCTTTTCCGTGAATTAACAAGTTACAAAAGTATATATGTACAAGCTTGGAAACaataactaagggtagaagcgtcttagttgctctatgttccaagcattggTGAAGATCTGCATGTCGGGGGTCGCTAGCTTGTGTGTAActggccgcagtacttgcgcgacgatgaagggaccctcccatggaggggtcagcttgtgccggcctctgttgtcctggacAAGACGAAGCACCAGGTCACCGACGTTGAAAGCTCGGCCTCGTACCTTGCAGCTGTGGTATCACCGTAaagcctgctggtacttggccgagtgcagcagggccacatcacGCACTTTGTCGAGCTGGTCCTGCGCGtcctcgagcgatgcctggttctcTGGTTcatcgtacgccttgaccctcggcgacccgtactccaggtcagtggggaggattgcctcagacccgtagaccatgaagaatggggtgaggCCGGTTGCCctactgggggttgtcctcagactccataggaccgcggggagctccgcgacccatcGGTCGCCGAattttttgaggcggtcgaaaaTCCTTgtcttgagaccctggagtatcatgccattggcccgTTCAACCTGCATGTTCATGCGGAGATGcaccacggccgaccagtccactcggatgtggtggtcgtcgcagaacttgaggaacttgttcccggtgaactgcgtgccgttgtccgtgatgatggagttgggtaCTCCAAAGCAATGGATGATGTcagtgaagaattgtaccgcctgctcggatttGATCTGCGCGACGGGCCGCACCTTgatccactttgagaacttgtcaatggcgacaagcaagtgggtgaagcccccgggcgccttcttgaagggtccgatgAGGTCCAGTCCTTAAACCgcaaacggccacgtgatggggatggtttggagtgcctgtgcgggcagatgggtttggcgcgcgaagaattggcacccctcgcaggtgcgcaccacgtgggtggcgtTGACCActgccgtcggccagtagaagccttgtcggaaggcgttcccaatgagggttcttggcgcggcgtggtggccgcaggccccGGTGTGGATGTCCTATATCAGCGCCTTCCCCTGCTTGATCCGGATGCAGCGCTAGAGGATGCTggtgtggctccgcttgtagagctcctggtcgatgatgacgaaggatttggcgcgacgtGCAATCCTGCGTGCCTCTATCTTGTTCGTCGGGAGTGTCTTGCGGATGAgttagtcgaggtacggggctctccagtcaggcggggggtcgggcccctctACCGAGTTTGCGTCGATCTCCATGACTTCGGGGTTGGAGGGATCGGCCTCTGGGTCGAGGCTGGATGGAGAATCACCGACCTTTTCAGGGTCGGTGTCCGAGTCCAGGATAGGTGGTGCGTTGTCAACCTCTCCTGGGTCGGCGCCCGAGTCCGGGGCAAGTGGCGTGTCGCCGACCCTTCCCAGCTCCTTGTAACGGATTGAGGGCTTGTattggtcgctgacgaagatgCCGTCGGGAACGGGCTTTCGGCCGGATGCCGCATTCGCCTTGAAATAAGGTTTAGCTCTAGTCCGttgaacttgtcttcgagcttgcggacttcATTGCAGTACGCCACCATCTtgtggtcgtggcagctccactccttcatgactggttcaacgactagctgagagtcgcctcggatgtccagccgccggatgcccaACTCGATGgtgatgcgaagcccgttgaggagagccTCATATTCAGTGACATTGTTAGATgtaggaaaatggaggcgaatcatgtacctcatgcgtacatcgagaggagagacgaagactagacctgctccggcgcgagccttcatcaatgacccgtcgaagtacatcatcCAGTATTCCTGCTCCTCCGGCGctgatggcgtctggatctccgtccattCCGCAACAAAATCGGCGAGCACTTGGGACTTGATGGTTGTatggggggcgtaggtgatgccctggtccatgagctcgagtgcccacttcACGATTCATCCTGTGgcgtgtcggtgttttagaccggcaacctgcctagggggtaccctaggtggtcttttatgcggtaagagtcgtcgagaatcaaggaatcaatggtgacgcaaggaacacgatttagacaggtttgggctgctagattgcgtaataccctacgtcctgtgtgttggtttgtatttgatgaactggagttgttcttgtgtccttttgaggggggtccctgcccacccttatatacacgggagggcagggttacaagtctgagtcctagtcgggtactattacaaagttctactcggtaatggcccgagtagttttccataaacatacttgactagtccgagtaggatatgcccatccttgttctgatcttgtccgagtacgtcccttgatgGGCTGTCCAGGGCCTagtcgtggacctggggtgtatgcctgACAAgtccccgagtactttgtagttgtgcgccacagtcttgggcactgcgggcactatccgagtagctagtcgtagaggttgcagactaaagtgctcgagtactgtcgcgtggctggaaggtactctttttgctccttcAAGTTGTTTCCGtcctgagtaattttatatggtagtgcgatgtcaatcgcactccatatggagtagcccccgagccttaggttgagtcgaagagtcaggcttagggtcaaaccagcttttgtccattttacccttggagatcttgggaaaaaagaaaaaactgaccaacgggtacggtacccgcagcccccgagcacttgggtgatctctgtcgttgaagtggtcagcagtccattgaaaagagtagccgttgagtgttaaaggcgattaatctgcaattaatctatCCGTTGCACAACTGATGcatggaaaccggagctggcggagataaaagtGGAAGGTACCCTTTCGGTTGGTTTTATGCCatacggtaatcagatctgtttttctgCCTCCCCTGTTCTTctgctccacatttgcgccgccgtaagtgccgccaccgccattgtcGTCCCTTGAGGGAGATCCGAGGGAGAGTGTCATTTTATCTTGAAGTTGAGTCTGTCGGATGCGCActaagaagatgggcaagaaacccaagAAGATCCGGGGCTAGGCTCTGGCGATAGGCAAGGCGAAATCCAAGAAGgtgaaggagctggtgctgccggcgccgaaggtggagCTGACAAACTAgactgcaccgccgctgcctggGGCAACCTagcaacattcagtgatgaaggaggaggcatttcaagcactagtcgatgcgaAGCTTCTTCAGCCGAAAGAAATTCTGGAGTGGCaccccgcatttcccaatgcatggcaatttgaggagcatccaggcgagacagtgatgctcgcgcactttgtggagagggggttggcggtgcccacctccgacttcttcagaggtatcctcgagttcTACAAACTCCAACTTGtccatttgaaccccaatggtgtactgcatatgtcgattttcgtacacctctgcgaagtgtacatgggagttcctccgagtatcaagttgtttaggaaactgtttcgctgtaagccacagcctagtgtccataggacataagtctttggaggcgccgggttccaactcaggaactcgggcgcatatattgagtataatctgactgactcccatggggagtggaaaaaaaggtggttctacatcgggaaccatgaacctcgcttgcctgtggtgactggccACGCGCTCAAGCATGCAGAatactgggtgagcgaacctgatGATACTCCCGAGctggatcacctgatgcagcaaatCACCGAGATGAAGGCACTCGGGCTAACTGGGAttaacgtggcggccagctttctgaagagaagagttcagccGCTTCAAAAatgtgctcactcgggaagtgagtacacaggtcttaaaGATCCATCgtgtatgtccgatgaggatatatccgatgatgatgtagaggcgctgctggccatgtttttcaggaactaccagggagtaccagtaatccctgcggctctGCGTCAatatgatgcctggtatgagccagaagtggtatgtcttttgcaCCTGAGTTGTTCTCTTTTGActtatgtgatatttgttgttgatatcgacttgttgtttgtagtctcgagttcttgccggctacttggcgcagtcggaagaagagtcagaagctgTCGCTGAGGAGTCgaaggacgagccttctcctcctgtcaagagacgcagagtagtccgcaagatgtctgctactaagtctgcttcaacccctgagaagtctcggggtaccaaggtatgtagtcgtgaacgtatctgtagctgatgaatttgaacttgctattgatGCGATGAATTTTTTCTTGTGCGTAAAGGTTCTAGATACGgcacttggtgatgatgaggctgtttctgaagaaatggtcgTGACCGACCCAGACgtcggtaatgtatctgttgacatggtgtcggagaaggtgccatcaacagagACTGGAGTAACCCCCCAAGCTATCCACGCTGACTCCATCGGCTtccatgccgcccattgctcACCAGGCAGTCCTGGGGTTACCTGCTGAATTAGCGGGTGTTGTAAAGGAagtgtcgccagtactcgctactggttctttgctGTCCAGTGTGATTGCCAGTGGTAAGTGTTCTGCCCCGGCTGGATTCGTTGATCCGAATGGATTTGTAGTCTTGACCTTTGCTTtacaggtcttggcgagaagacgaTGCCGGCAGCTGTTCCTGCGGTGCCACTTACTCGGCCACCTGTTGTCAAGAAGAAATGTGTGCGACTTCCGCCATGTTTGACTCGGTGAGCTTACTTTACCCGGTGTATATCTTTAAGTCGTTTTGAAGTCGTCTAATGACTTGTCTTGATGCAGGTATGCAGAagaaactatccctgtggaggcagggGTAGGTTCAGATCCCCCGACTATACTATCTGCTCCTTTTGAGGATTTAATCGTTGAGGAGGTGCTCGGGGTTGACGCcagtcgtcttggagctaccatgtcgatgcttcaagatgttATCCGTTCGGCggaagttcccgccgctgcatcgggttccggaagtgctgccttatctGCATCTACTGGCGAATCACTAGCCGTAGTGAGTGTTGAAAAAACCAAAGAagcaactgctccaggtatgtttctgtagtcttgttattgtagtcgtagcaggCAGTTGACTGACGATAAATGATGTAGGTGCCATTTTGGGTACAAGTCCTCATCTTGCggaaagtactcaaagacctGTGGTCACCCTGCCATCCAAGTTGGAGTTCCagaaggccatcgatgttttccggagcttccaggtaaatttccttgttgagttgttgcatgacccgagtagttgtgaggcttgaaactcaccacTCCATACTCGGACTTTTttaggaacgaagtcatcaa encodes the following:
- the LOC101781755 gene encoding probable carbohydrate esterase At4g34215, with the translated sequence MAGRGGVVANRWDGVVPSDCAPSPAVLRLSPDLRWEQAREPLHQGIDASNNHAVGVGPRMPFANVLLRSGRAGAPVVALVPCAVGGTRMADWARGTDLYAQMLRRARVALETGGRIGALLWYQGESDTVRWSDANEYGRRMGMFVRDIRADLGIPHLLVIQVGLASGLGHYTQLVRDVAPRQTTKFNRPPLPKGI